A stretch of the Photobacterium toruni genome encodes the following:
- the cydA gene encoding cytochrome ubiquinol oxidase subunit I: MLTDVVELSRLQFALTAMYHFLFVPLTLGMAFLLAIMESVYVMTGKQIYKDMTKFWGKLFAINFALGVATGLSMEFQFGTNWAYYSHYVGDIFGAPLAIEALMAFFLESTLVGMFFFGWDRLSKRQHLTVTWLVALASNFSALWILIANGWMQNPVGADFNYETMRMEMVSFAEVVFNPVAQVKFVHTVASGYVCGAMFILGVSSYYMLRGRDIAFARRSFAIAAAFGLASIVSVMILGDESGYELGDVQKTKLAAIEAEWHTEPAPAAFTAFGFPNQETMETDYAIKIPYLMGIIATRSLDTQVLGIRDLKKQHAVRIRNGMVAYGLLEKLRAGDKTPANVAAFNEVKGDLGYGLLLKPYTDKVVDATPEQIQKAVDDSIPRVWPLFFSFRIMVGAGFLMFAIIGAAFVQSCRHKITGNKWVLKAALFGIPLPWIAIEAGWFVAEYGRQPWAVGEILPVHMAASNLEPSQLWFSLAAIIGLYTLFLIAEVYLMLKFARLGPSSLKTGRYHFEQKDTAQDVVSRQVEV; this comes from the coding sequence ATGTTAACTGATGTCGTCGAACTATCGCGGTTACAGTTCGCTTTAACAGCGATGTATCACTTTTTGTTCGTTCCCCTGACTCTAGGTATGGCGTTTTTACTTGCCATCATGGAATCAGTTTATGTTATGACAGGCAAGCAAATCTATAAGGACATGACAAAGTTCTGGGGTAAGCTTTTCGCGATTAACTTTGCATTGGGTGTGGCTACTGGCCTATCCATGGAATTCCAGTTTGGTACAAACTGGGCTTATTATTCTCATTATGTTGGTGATATCTTCGGTGCGCCGTTAGCGATTGAAGCACTGATGGCGTTTTTCCTTGAATCCACTCTAGTCGGTATGTTCTTTTTTGGCTGGGATCGTCTATCAAAACGTCAACACCTTACAGTGACATGGTTAGTAGCGTTAGCGTCTAATTTCTCTGCATTGTGGATCCTAATTGCTAATGGTTGGATGCAAAACCCGGTGGGGGCTGATTTCAACTACGAAACCATGCGTATGGAAATGGTGAGCTTTGCTGAAGTCGTCTTTAACCCTGTTGCTCAGGTTAAATTCGTACATACAGTGGCATCAGGTTACGTATGTGGTGCAATGTTTATTCTTGGCGTAAGTTCATACTACATGCTAAGAGGACGTGATATTGCCTTTGCTCGTCGTTCATTTGCGATTGCTGCTGCTTTTGGTCTTGCATCAATTGTATCGGTAATGATTTTAGGCGATGAATCAGGTTATGAATTAGGTGACGTTCAGAAAACTAAGCTAGCAGCAATTGAAGCTGAGTGGCATACCGAACCTGCTCCAGCGGCGTTCACGGCTTTTGGTTTCCCTAATCAAGAAACGATGGAAACAGATTACGCAATTAAGATCCCATATTTAATGGGTATTATTGCAACACGTTCACTGGATACTCAAGTATTAGGTATTCGTGATTTGAAAAAGCAGCATGCAGTACGTATTCGTAATGGTATGGTTGCTTACGGTTTACTTGAGAAATTGCGTGCAGGTGATAAGACGCCAGCCAATGTTGCAGCATTTAATGAAGTAAAAGGCGATTTAGGTTATGGCCTATTATTGAAGCCTTATACTGATAAAGTTGTTGATGCAACCCCTGAGCAAATTCAAAAAGCTGTTGATGACTCTATTCCTCGTGTATGGCCGCTATTCTTTAGCTTCCGTATCATGGTGGGTGCTGGTTTCCTAATGTTTGCTATTATTGGCGCTGCATTTGTACAGTCTTGCCGTCATAAAATCACAGGTAACAAGTGGGTACTTAAAGCTGCATTATTTGGTATTCCATTACCTTGGATTGCAATTGAAGCGGGTTGGTTTGTTGCTGAATATGGTCGTCAACCATGGGCTGTTGGTGAAATATTGCCAGTACATATGGCCGCATCCAATCTTGAACCATCACAATTATGGTTCTCGTTAGCTGCAATTATCGGACTTTACACTCTGTTCTTGATTGCTGAAGTGTACTTGATGCTTAAGTTTGCACGTTTAGGTCCAAGTAGCTTGAAGACAGGCCGTTATCATTTTGAGCAAAAAGATACTGCACAAGATGTCGTTTCACGTCAGGTTGAAGTGTAA
- the cydB gene encoding cytochrome d ubiquinol oxidase subunit II, producing the protein MFDYESLRIIWWVLIGVLCIGFAITDGFDMGVGMLSPIIGKTDNERRVMINSIAPHWDGNQVWLITAGGALFAAWPLVYATVFSGFYVAMILTLAALWLRPLGFDYRSKLTDSKWRDLWDKAIFVGSFVPPVIFGVAFGNLMQGVPFEINEFMMTTYKGSFFGLLNPFALLCGVVSLLMVITQGATFLQMKTTDAIHARARNVAAISAILMAVVFIIAGFVSQGINGYVITSQVLPNVASDPLTKEVVRQVGALFINYQNYPVLWIAPILAVVMPLLTALCSRAERAGFAFLFSSLTVVGVVLTFGFATFPFIMPSSLAPNVSLTIWDATSSEYTLHIMTIVAFVMVPVILAYTAWCYYKMFGRLDTKYIEDNKTSLY; encoded by the coding sequence ATGTTTGATTATGAAAGCTTGCGAATCATTTGGTGGGTGCTAATTGGTGTATTGTGCATCGGTTTTGCAATTACAGATGGTTTTGATATGGGCGTAGGTATGCTGTCTCCAATTATTGGTAAGACAGATAACGAACGCCGTGTAATGATTAACTCAATTGCACCACACTGGGATGGTAACCAAGTTTGGTTGATCACCGCTGGTGGTGCATTATTTGCAGCATGGCCATTAGTTTACGCAACGGTATTCTCTGGTTTTTATGTGGCAATGATTTTGACGTTAGCTGCTCTTTGGTTGCGTCCATTAGGTTTTGACTACCGTTCTAAGCTGACCGATTCAAAATGGCGTGATTTATGGGATAAAGCAATCTTTGTCGGTAGCTTTGTTCCTCCTGTTATTTTCGGTGTTGCTTTTGGTAACCTGATGCAAGGTGTGCCGTTTGAAATAAACGAATTTATGATGACAACCTATAAAGGTTCATTCTTTGGTTTATTAAACCCGTTTGCATTACTTTGTGGTGTGGTTAGCTTATTAATGGTTATTACCCAAGGTGCAACATTCCTACAAATGAAAACGACCGATGCTATTCATGCTCGTGCCCGTAATGTTGCAGCAATTTCTGCAATATTAATGGCGGTGGTATTTATTATTGCAGGGTTTGTTTCTCAAGGTATTAATGGCTATGTGATTACCTCTCAAGTATTGCCAAATGTAGCATCAGATCCACTAACGAAAGAAGTTGTTCGTCAAGTGGGGGCATTGTTCATTAACTACCAAAACTACCCTGTATTGTGGATAGCACCAATACTGGCGGTTGTTATGCCATTACTAACAGCATTATGTTCACGTGCTGAGCGTGCAGGTTTTGCATTCTTGTTCTCAAGCTTAACGGTTGTTGGTGTTGTATTAACATTTGGTTTCGCAACGTTCCCATTTATTATGCCATCAAGCTTAGCGCCTAATGTAAGTTTGACCATTTGGGATGCAACGTCATCTGAATATACATTACACATCATGACAATTGTTGCGTTTGTAATGGTACCTGTGATCTTGGCGTACACTGCATGGTGTTACTACAAAATGTTTGGTCGTCTTGATACTAAATATATCGAAGACAACAAGACTTCACTGTATTAA